In Rhodoferax koreense, a genomic segment contains:
- the arsC gene encoding arsenate reductase (glutaredoxin) (This arsenate reductase requires both glutathione and glutaredoxin to convert arsenate to arsenite, after which the efflux transporter formed by ArsA and ArsB can extrude the arsenite from the cell, providing resistance.) → MNDITIYHNPGCGTSRNVLALIRNTGEEPTVIEYLRHPPDRETLEQLVAAMGMPVRDLLRRKGTPYDELGLDDAKWTDEQLIGFMLQHPILINRPIVVTPLGTRLCRPSETVLDILPRPQQAAFTKEDGEAVVDAKGQRVGKP, encoded by the coding sequence ATGAACGACATCACGATCTACCACAACCCCGGCTGCGGCACGTCTCGCAATGTGCTCGCGCTGATCCGCAACACCGGCGAGGAGCCGACGGTCATCGAATACCTGCGGCACCCGCCGGACCGCGAGACGCTGGAGCAACTCGTTGCCGCGATGGGCATGCCCGTGCGCGATCTGCTGCGCCGCAAGGGCACACCCTATGACGAACTCGGCCTGGACGATGCGAAGTGGACCGACGAGCAGCTCATCGGCTTCATGCTGCAACATCCCATCCTCATCAACCGGCCTATTGTCGTGACGCCGCTCGGCACGCGCCTGTGCCGGCCCTCGGAAACCGTGCTCGACATCCTGCCGCGTCCTCAACAAGCGGCGTTCACCAAGGAAGATGGCGAAGCCGTGGTCGACGCGAAGGGCCAGCGTGTCGGCAAACCCTGA
- a CDS encoding arsenic transporter, with protein sequence MPAAILIFIFTLVLVIWQPRGLGIGWSASLGAVMALLLGVVHLGDVAVVWGIVWNATATFIAVIVISLLLDEAGFFEWAALHVARWGRGSGRRLFAFIVLLGAAVSALFANDGAALILTPIVMAMLVALGFTPAATLAFVMAAGFIADTASLPLIVSNLVNIVSADFFKIGFNAYAAVMVPVNLAAVLASLLVLMFHFRHSIPARYDVRSLKAPHEVIRDHRTFRAGWIVLALLLLGFFGLEPIGVPVSAVAAAGAAVLLAVAGRGAVISTKKVLHGAPWQIVVFSLGMYLVVYGLRNAGLTDHIAGLLNLFAQGGVWGAALGTGFLTALLSSVMNNMPTVLIGALSIDATGATGVVKEAMVYANVIGCDLGPKITPIGSLATLLWLHVLAQKGTTIGWGYYFRVGIVLTVPVLFVTLAALALRLG encoded by the coding sequence ATGCCAGCGGCCATCCTGATCTTCATCTTCACGCTCGTATTGGTCATCTGGCAACCGCGCGGCCTGGGTATCGGCTGGAGCGCTTCGCTCGGCGCCGTGATGGCATTGCTTTTGGGCGTGGTCCACCTGGGCGACGTTGCGGTGGTGTGGGGCATCGTCTGGAACGCGACCGCCACTTTCATTGCCGTCATCGTCATCAGCCTGCTGCTCGACGAGGCCGGCTTTTTCGAATGGGCCGCCTTGCACGTGGCGCGCTGGGGCCGGGGAAGCGGGCGGCGGCTGTTCGCCTTCATCGTGCTGCTGGGCGCCGCGGTTTCGGCGCTTTTCGCCAACGACGGCGCCGCGTTGATCCTCACGCCCATCGTGATGGCGATGCTCGTCGCGCTCGGCTTCACGCCGGCGGCCACGCTGGCCTTCGTGATGGCGGCGGGTTTCATCGCCGACACCGCCAGCCTGCCGCTGATCGTGTCCAACCTGGTGAACATCGTCTCCGCCGATTTCTTCAAGATCGGCTTCAACGCCTACGCAGCGGTCATGGTGCCGGTGAACCTCGCGGCCGTGCTGGCCAGCCTGCTGGTGCTGATGTTCCACTTCCGGCACAGCATCCCGGCGCGTTACGACGTGCGGTCGTTGAAGGCACCGCATGAGGTGATCCGCGACCACCGGACCTTTCGCGCGGGCTGGATCGTGCTGGCGCTGCTGCTGCTGGGCTTCTTCGGTCTGGAGCCGATCGGCGTGCCGGTGAGCGCCGTGGCCGCGGCCGGTGCGGCCGTGCTGCTGGCGGTGGCGGGCCGCGGCGCGGTGATCAGCACGAAGAAGGTCCTGCACGGCGCCCCCTGGCAGATCGTGGTGTTCTCGCTCGGCATGTACCTCGTGGTGTACGGGCTGCGCAATGCCGGGCTCACCGATCACATCGCCGGGCTGCTGAACCTGTTCGCCCAAGGCGGTGTGTGGGGTGCCGCGTTGGGCACCGGCTTCCTGACGGCCCTGTTGTCCTCGGTGATGAACAACATGCCGACGGTGCTGATCGGCGCGCTGTCCATCGATGCGACCGGCGCCACCGGTGTGGTCAAGGAGGCCATGGTCTACGCCAACGTGATCGGCTGCGACCTGGGGCCGAAGATCACGCCGATCGGCAGCCTGGCGACCTTGTTGTGGCTGCATGTGCTGGCTCAGAAAGGCACGACGATCGGCTGGGGCTACTATTTCAGGGTCGGCATCGTGCTGACCGTGCCGGTGCTGTTCGTGACACTCGCCGCGCTCGCCCTGCGGCTGGGTTGA
- a CDS encoding ArsR/SmtB family transcription factor yields MEENAVVRSLLALAQVVRLRVFRALVVAGPDGMTPGALAEALEVPATGLSFHLKELANAGLVSQERQGRNLIYRASFEEMNQLLAFLTENCCQGQACELAGDALQSHRTPSCQRPS; encoded by the coding sequence ATGGAAGAAAATGCCGTGGTTCGTTCTCTGTTGGCGCTGGCCCAGGTGGTTCGCCTGCGGGTGTTCCGCGCCCTGGTCGTCGCAGGGCCCGACGGCATGACGCCGGGCGCGCTCGCGGAGGCGCTCGAAGTTCCGGCCACCGGCCTGTCCTTTCACCTCAAGGAACTGGCCAATGCCGGCCTGGTTTCACAGGAGCGCCAGGGCCGCAATCTCATCTACCGGGCGTCTTTCGAGGAGATGAACCAACTCCTGGCCTTTCTCACCGAAAACTGCTGCCAAGGGCAGGCATGCGAGCTGGCCGGCGACGCTCTTCAATCTCATCGAACGCCTTCATGCCAGCGGCCATCCTGA
- a CDS encoding Hsp20/alpha crystallin family protein — translation MNDKLQTAGATQGNAQAASTRYSDAALTPPVDVIEDNGGITLYADLPGVSREKLQLQVEAGTLTIEAEADLAVPEGLTSSHTEVGLARFRRVFTLSKELDTEKVSAELAQGVLTLRIPKAAHAQPRRIEVQVA, via the coding sequence ATGAACGACAAGCTTCAGACCGCCGGTGCCACGCAAGGCAACGCGCAAGCCGCATCCACCCGCTACAGCGATGCGGCCCTGACGCCGCCGGTGGATGTGATCGAGGACAACGGCGGGATCACGCTCTACGCCGACCTGCCCGGGGTGAGCCGGGAAAAACTGCAGCTGCAGGTGGAGGCCGGCACGCTGACCATCGAAGCGGAGGCCGACTTGGCCGTGCCCGAAGGACTGACCTCCAGCCACACCGAGGTCGGCCTGGCGCGTTTTCGCCGGGTCTTCACGCTCAGCAAAGAGCTCGACACCGAGAAGGTTTCGGCCGAGCTCGCCCAGGGCGTGTTGACGCTGCGCATCCCGAAGGCTGCGCACGCGCAGCCGCGGCGCATCGAAGTCCAGGTGGCCTGA
- a CDS encoding Hsp20/alpha crystallin family protein, translated as MYRSFFPRDVFAEMDRLQREMQQAYDLSPTIRGFARNGFPALNVGSTPKAIEIYAFAPGVDPATLEVHLERGVLTIAGERKTPLSSADAKSTIHINERFDGKFHRVLTLPEDADPEAIEARLRDGVLHVSVQRRASSQPRRITIQ; from the coding sequence ATGTACCGATCCTTTTTCCCGCGCGACGTCTTCGCCGAGATGGATCGCCTGCAGCGCGAGATGCAGCAGGCTTACGATCTGTCTCCCACCATTCGCGGCTTCGCCCGCAACGGCTTTCCGGCGCTGAACGTCGGTAGCACCCCCAAGGCCATCGAAATCTATGCCTTTGCACCAGGCGTCGACCCGGCCACGCTCGAGGTCCATCTCGAGCGCGGCGTGCTCACCATTGCGGGCGAGCGCAAGACGCCGCTGTCGTCGGCCGATGCCAAGTCCACCATCCACATCAACGAACGCTTCGACGGCAAGTTCCACCGCGTGCTGACGCTGCCCGAAGACGCCGATCCGGAAGCGATCGAGGCCCGGCTGCGCGACGGCGTGCTGCACGTGTCGGTGCAGCGCCGGGCCTCGTCCCAGCCGCGGCGCATCACCATCCAGTGA
- a CDS encoding chemotaxis protein CheW: MLDLPLITRAGTQEASSVREYLSFTLGSVDYGIDILTVQEIRSFTSPTRIAHSPVEVLGVMNLRGVVVPIVDLRLKLDCANAEYNLSTVVIVLNLGTKVVGVVADSVSDVVRLEPGEVLPAPDVHTGHGEGFITGMATVGERMLILVDAESLLCGAESASPTQALV; the protein is encoded by the coding sequence ATGCTTGACCTTCCACTCATCACCCGCGCCGGAACGCAGGAAGCCTCGTCCGTTCGCGAATACCTGTCCTTCACCCTGGGCTCCGTGGACTACGGCATCGACATCCTGACTGTTCAGGAAATCCGTTCCTTCACTTCGCCCACCCGCATCGCCCATTCACCCGTCGAGGTGCTGGGCGTGATGAACCTGCGCGGCGTGGTGGTGCCCATCGTCGACCTGCGCCTCAAGCTCGACTGCGCCAACGCGGAATACAACCTGTCCACCGTGGTCATCGTGCTGAACCTGGGGACGAAGGTCGTCGGCGTGGTCGCCGACTCCGTTTCCGACGTGGTCCGCCTCGAGCCAGGGGAAGTCCTGCCCGCACCCGACGTCCACACCGGGCACGGCGAAGGCTTCATCACCGGCATGGCCACCGTCGGTGAGCGCATGCTGATCCTCGTCGACGCCGAATCCCTTCTTTGCGGTGCGGAAAGCGCGTCGCCCACACAGGCCTTGGTCTGA
- a CDS encoding methyl-accepting chemotaxis protein, translated as MNFKNLTVKSQLGFAFGLLAILVLAVSLVAISALGNSNRDFQHYSHLNVARTQLVTDIESAVNRRAVAARNLVLVNTPQDVAAEQQAVTVAHQDTQKHLAALNAALNKSPETTAEERRLVEDINRIEASYGPVALGIVKLALDGKKDEAIAKMNKECRPLLAALLKASADYQTFSDKNGDASLAQAEANYNQARWLLIAASLAAVASAVLLGYLITSRLVRALGGEPGTAAAVARSVAEGDLTTDIPTKAGDDSSLMAQLKVMQTSLVGVVANVRQSAEGVTTASAEIAQGNQDLSGRTEQQASALEETAASMEELSSTVRQNADSARQASQLAVNASTVAVQGGEVVSRVVETMKGINDSSKKIADIISVIDGIAFQTNILALNAAVEAARAGEQGRGFAVVASEVRSLAQRSATAAKEIKVLIDTSVTQVEQGTTLVASAGATMTEVVSSIRRVTDIIAEVSAASSEQSQGVSQVGEAVTQMDQVTQQNAALVEESAAAANSLSTQAQQLLKAVAVFKLGAHEHQHAANAATLASAPLTERRGPHRAANVVRPAFAGHAKAAPKKAEPVSLPLQKAGNDDWTSF; from the coding sequence ATGAACTTCAAGAACCTCACGGTCAAAAGCCAGTTGGGCTTTGCCTTCGGCCTTCTGGCCATTCTGGTGCTGGCCGTTTCCCTGGTGGCGATCAGCGCACTCGGCAATAGCAACCGGGACTTCCAGCATTACAGCCATCTCAACGTGGCACGCACGCAACTCGTCACCGACATCGAGAGCGCCGTGAACCGGCGCGCGGTGGCCGCGCGCAATCTGGTGCTGGTCAACACGCCGCAGGACGTTGCCGCGGAACAGCAAGCCGTGACCGTGGCGCATCAAGACACCCAGAAGCACCTGGCGGCCCTGAATGCGGCACTCAACAAGTCCCCCGAAACGACCGCGGAGGAACGGCGGCTGGTGGAAGACATCAACCGCATCGAGGCGTCCTACGGGCCCGTGGCGCTGGGCATCGTCAAGCTGGCGCTGGACGGCAAGAAGGACGAAGCCATCGCCAAGATGAACAAGGAATGCCGCCCTCTGCTGGCCGCGCTGTTGAAAGCCAGCGCCGACTACCAGACCTTCAGCGACAAGAACGGCGACGCGAGCCTGGCCCAGGCCGAGGCCAACTACAACCAGGCCCGCTGGCTGCTGATCGCGGCCAGCCTGGCAGCCGTCGCCTCGGCCGTCCTGCTCGGCTACCTCATTACCAGCCGCCTGGTGCGCGCCCTCGGCGGCGAGCCCGGCACGGCAGCGGCTGTGGCCCGCTCGGTCGCCGAGGGTGACCTGACCACGGACATCCCGACCAAGGCGGGCGACGACAGCAGCCTGATGGCGCAACTCAAGGTCATGCAGACCAGCCTGGTCGGCGTGGTTGCCAACGTGCGCCAAAGCGCCGAGGGCGTGACGACGGCCAGCGCCGAGATCGCACAGGGCAACCAGGACCTCAGCGGGCGTACCGAGCAGCAGGCCAGCGCGCTGGAGGAAACAGCCGCCTCGATGGAGGAGCTTTCGAGCACCGTGCGGCAGAACGCGGACAGCGCCCGCCAAGCCAGCCAACTGGCGGTGAACGCCTCCACCGTGGCCGTGCAGGGCGGCGAGGTCGTCAGCCGCGTGGTGGAAACCATGAAGGGCATCAACGACAGCTCGAAGAAGATCGCCGACATCATCAGCGTGATCGACGGCATCGCCTTCCAGACCAACATCCTGGCGCTCAATGCCGCGGTGGAGGCGGCCCGCGCGGGCGAACAGGGCCGCGGCTTCGCCGTGGTGGCCAGCGAAGTGCGCAGCCTGGCCCAGCGCAGCGCCACGGCGGCCAAGGAGATCAAGGTCCTGATCGACACCAGCGTGACCCAGGTCGAGCAGGGCACGACCCTGGTCGCCAGCGCCGGCGCGACGATGACCGAGGTGGTGTCTTCGATTCGCCGCGTCACCGACATCATCGCGGAGGTCAGCGCCGCGAGTTCGGAGCAGAGCCAGGGCGTGAGCCAGGTCGGCGAAGCCGTCACGCAGATGGACCAGGTGACCCAGCAAAATGCGGCCCTGGTCGAGGAAAGCGCCGCCGCGGCCAACAGCCTCAGCACCCAGGCGCAGCAGTTGCTCAAGGCCGTGGCCGTGTTCAAGCTCGGCGCACACGAGCATCAGCATGCGGCCAACGCGGCGACGCTGGCCAGTGCGCCGCTCACCGAACGCCGCGGTCCGCACCGGGCCGCCAATGTGGTCCGTCCCGCCTTTGCAGGCCATGCCAAGGCCGCACCGAAGAAGGCCGAGCCGGTCTCCCTGCCGTTGCAGAAGGCGGGCAATGACGACTGGACCAGTTTCTAG
- a CDS encoding UvrD-helicase domain-containing protein, with amino-acid sequence MFSANPNPVSGHVAAPLGSNSPLLHNLNPEQLAAVTLPAEHALILAGAGSGKTRVLTTRIAWLLQTGQVTPGGILAVTFTNKAAKEMMTRLAAMLPVNVRGMWIGTFHGLCNRFLRAHYKLANLPQSFQILDTQDQLSAIKRLMKQFNVDDERFPAKQTQYFIAGCKEDGLRPNMVEARDAETLKKIEIYQLYEEQCQREGVVDFGELMLRSYELLRDNDPIREHYQRRFRHILIDEFQDTNTLQYAWIKMLSGHGPADIESGAALRHAPGSVLAVGDDDQSIYAFRGARVGNMADFVREFNVTRQIKLEQNYRSGSNILDSANALISHNSKRLGKNLRTEQGPGEPVRVVESPRDYDEAQWLVDEVKQLVRDDHERKEIAVLYRSNAQSRVIETALFNAAVPYRVYGGLRFFERAEIKHALAYLRLLENANDDTSFLRVVNFPPRGIGARSIEQLQDAAKAAGCSLHDAVSSLGGKAGTNIGGFVAKLDVMREQTAGQTLREIIELVLDHSGLVEHYKADREGADRLENLAELVNAAESFVSQEGFGRDAVALPVDELGGGALSQSPASQGIDPNLATDDLPPSYIDQDSGETLSPLAAFLTHAALESGDNQAQAGQDAVQLMTVHAAKGLEFDAVFVTGMEEGLFPHENSMSDRTALEEERRLMYVAITRARKRLYLSFSQTRMLHGQTRYHIKSRFFEELPEGALKWITPKQPGFASGMGGGCSGGFARNSGAGSEGYASARGAFNAQTATFASPPVPPQKAAPSHGLKVGMKVFHNKFGEGKVQTLEGAGDDARAQINFPRHGVKWLALSVAKLTVVD; translated from the coding sequence ATGTTCTCAGCAAATCCAAATCCCGTCTCGGGTCATGTCGCAGCGCCCCTTGGTTCGAACTCGCCGCTGCTGCACAACCTCAATCCCGAGCAGCTGGCCGCCGTCACGCTGCCGGCTGAACACGCGCTGATCCTGGCCGGCGCCGGCTCGGGCAAGACACGGGTGCTGACCACCCGCATCGCCTGGTTGCTGCAGACCGGCCAGGTCACGCCCGGCGGCATCCTGGCCGTGACCTTCACCAACAAGGCCGCCAAGGAAATGATGACGCGGCTGGCCGCCATGCTGCCGGTGAACGTGCGCGGCATGTGGATCGGTACCTTCCACGGCCTGTGCAACCGCTTCCTGCGTGCGCACTACAAGCTGGCGAACCTGCCGCAGAGCTTCCAGATCCTGGACACGCAGGACCAGCTCAGCGCGATCAAGCGGCTGATGAAGCAGTTCAACGTCGACGACGAACGTTTTCCGGCCAAGCAGACGCAGTACTTCATCGCCGGCTGCAAGGAAGACGGCCTGCGCCCGAACATGGTGGAGGCGCGCGATGCGGAGACGCTGAAGAAGATCGAGATCTACCAGCTCTACGAAGAGCAGTGCCAGCGCGAAGGCGTGGTCGACTTCGGCGAGCTCATGCTGCGCAGCTACGAACTGCTGCGCGACAACGACCCGATCCGAGAGCACTACCAGCGGCGCTTCCGCCACATCCTGATCGACGAATTCCAGGACACCAACACCCTGCAGTACGCGTGGATCAAGATGCTGTCGGGCCACGGGCCGGCCGACATCGAATCCGGCGCGGCCTTGCGCCATGCTCCGGGCAGCGTGCTGGCCGTGGGCGACGACGACCAGAGCATCTACGCCTTCCGCGGCGCGCGCGTGGGCAACATGGCCGACTTCGTGCGCGAGTTCAACGTGACGCGGCAGATCAAGCTCGAGCAGAACTACCGCAGCGGCAGCAACATCCTGGATTCGGCCAACGCGCTCATCAGCCACAACAGCAAGCGCCTGGGCAAGAACCTGCGCACCGAGCAGGGCCCGGGCGAGCCGGTGCGCGTGGTCGAGAGCCCGCGCGACTACGACGAGGCGCAATGGCTGGTCGACGAGGTCAAGCAGCTGGTGCGCGACGACCACGAGCGCAAGGAGATCGCCGTGCTCTACCGCAGCAACGCGCAGAGCCGGGTGATCGAGACCGCGCTGTTCAACGCCGCCGTGCCGTACCGCGTGTATGGCGGCCTGCGCTTCTTCGAACGCGCCGAAATCAAACACGCGTTGGCCTATCTGCGCCTGCTGGAGAACGCCAACGACGACACCAGTTTCCTGCGCGTGGTGAATTTTCCGCCGCGCGGCATCGGCGCGCGCAGCATTGAGCAGCTGCAGGACGCGGCCAAGGCCGCAGGCTGTTCGCTGCACGACGCCGTGAGCAGCCTCGGCGGCAAGGCCGGCACCAACATCGGCGGCTTCGTGGCCAAGCTGGACGTGATGCGCGAGCAGACCGCAGGCCAGACGCTGCGCGAGATCATCGAACTCGTGCTCGACCACAGCGGCCTGGTCGAACACTACAAGGCCGACCGCGAAGGCGCCGACCGGCTGGAGAATTTGGCCGAACTCGTGAACGCGGCCGAAAGTTTCGTCTCGCAGGAAGGCTTCGGCCGCGACGCCGTGGCGCTGCCGGTGGATGAACTCGGCGGTGGCGCCCTGTCGCAGTCGCCCGCCAGCCAGGGCATCGACCCGAACCTGGCTACGGACGATCTTCCGCCGAGCTACATCGACCAGGACAGCGGCGAGACCCTGTCGCCGCTGGCCGCCTTCCTGACCCATGCCGCGCTCGAATCCGGTGACAACCAGGCCCAGGCTGGGCAGGATGCCGTGCAACTCATGACCGTGCATGCCGCCAAGGGCCTGGAGTTCGACGCCGTGTTCGTCACCGGCATGGAGGAGGGGCTGTTCCCGCACGAAAATTCCATGAGCGACCGCACCGCGCTCGAGGAAGAGCGCCGGCTGATGTATGTGGCCATCACGCGCGCGAGGAAGCGCCTGTACCTGAGCTTCTCGCAGACGCGCATGCTGCACGGGCAGACGCGTTACCACATCAAGAGCCGCTTCTTCGAGGAACTGCCGGAAGGCGCGCTGAAGTGGATCACGCCGAAACAGCCCGGTTTCGCCTCGGGCATGGGTGGGGGCTGCAGTGGCGGCTTTGCTCGCAATTCAGGAGCGGGCAGCGAAGGCTACGCCAGCGCCAGAGGCGCTTTCAATGCACAGACCGCCACCTTCGCCAGCCCGCCCGTGCCGCCGCAGAAGGCCGCGCCTTCACACGGCCTGAAGGTCGGCATGAAGGTGTTTCACAACAAGTTCGGCGAGGGCAAGGTGCAGACGCTCGAAGGCGCGGGCGACGATGCGCGCGCGCAGATCAACTTCCCGCGCCACGGGGTGAAGTGGCTGGCGCTGAGCGTGGCGAAGTTGACGGTGGTGGATTGA
- a CDS encoding HPP family protein yields MFSVYGVTGKVFTGTVEQLRHIDKVNALARLRRIEPGDVDMPPDQTVQGLPGGFAGAAPSPQSPVRSAIAAYVTATVPDTPRQPLDRVDLLMSQPAITVRAEATLGEASALLSQHRIGQMPVVDGLGRLVGLLLRADLFRPQRAASAVAPPASASTAVGPPATEPAPEPAAPDWDTLMAQPVADLMWTPVPSVSADTDIRRVARVLLDTALPGLPVVDDAGGVTGFVSRTDILRAVASDPPLDVWG; encoded by the coding sequence ATGTTCTCGGTCTACGGCGTGACGGGCAAGGTGTTCACCGGCACCGTCGAGCAGCTGCGCCACATCGACAAGGTGAACGCACTCGCGCGCCTGCGCCGCATCGAGCCGGGCGACGTGGACATGCCGCCCGACCAGACGGTGCAAGGCTTGCCCGGTGGCTTCGCAGGCGCCGCGCCCTCGCCGCAGTCGCCCGTGCGCTCCGCGATTGCCGCCTACGTCACGGCCACGGTGCCCGACACGCCGCGCCAGCCGCTGGACCGGGTCGATCTGCTGATGAGCCAGCCCGCGATCACCGTGCGCGCCGAAGCCACGCTCGGCGAGGCCTCCGCACTGCTCAGCCAGCACCGGATCGGCCAGATGCCGGTGGTCGACGGGCTCGGCCGCCTGGTTGGCCTGCTGTTGCGCGCCGACCTGTTCCGCCCGCAGCGCGCCGCATCCGCCGTGGCACCGCCAGCCTCTGCCTCGACGGCTGTCGGCCCGCCCGCCACCGAGCCCGCACCCGAGCCGGCCGCGCCCGACTGGGACACGCTGATGGCCCAGCCCGTGGCCGACCTCATGTGGACGCCGGTGCCCAGCGTCTCGGCCGACACCGACATCCGCCGCGTCGCCCGCGTGCTGCTCGACACCGCGCTGCCCGGCCTGCCGGTGGTGGACGATGCGGGCGGCGTGACCGGTTTCGTGTCGCGTACCGACATCCTGCGCGCGGTCGCTTCCGATCCACCCTTGGACGTCTGGGGATGA
- a CDS encoding VOC family protein, producing MNTPSPVALLINIDVPDLAAAVRFYEAATGLRLNRRLFGGSVAEMRGAAVPVYLLEKPEGSGAGPHVPQNRGYARHWTPLHLDFVVEDLDAAVANAIAAGATLETGPTLHAWGYIATLGDPFGHGLCFLQWTGQGYEP from the coding sequence ATGAACACGCCCTCGCCAGTGGCGCTGCTCATCAACATCGACGTGCCCGACCTGGCCGCCGCCGTGCGCTTCTACGAAGCCGCGACCGGACTTCGCCTGAACCGCCGGCTCTTCGGCGGCAGCGTGGCCGAAATGCGCGGCGCCGCGGTACCGGTGTACCTGCTCGAGAAACCCGAGGGCTCGGGCGCCGGCCCGCATGTGCCGCAAAACCGCGGGTACGCCAGGCACTGGACCCCGCTGCATCTGGACTTCGTGGTCGAGGACCTGGACGCGGCCGTGGCCAACGCGATAGCGGCCGGCGCCACCCTCGAAACCGGGCCGACCCTGCACGCCTGGGGCTACATCGCCACGCTGGGCGACCCTTTCGGCCACGGCCTGTGCTTCCTGCAATGGACGGGCCAAGGCTACGAGCCCTGA